The Flavobacterium marginilacus genome window below encodes:
- a CDS encoding DUF438 domain-containing protein: MTDTTDTPVLPEGHPVWIYFQEKELIVSLLEEIQSVDPAIDLPKYTNIFNQLLTIEKRFARKENQLFPFLEKKGWVGPSQGMWSFHDNLREQIRLIQYYVKMNNPERIATNTPFLVDGIYRLLGVEENVLFPNALDILTENDWIEMRKGEEEIGWMLSHTPPSFPKVEYIHPSEDFTVREMPFSLENTSHYDEGYMTVEQVNLLLRTMPLDLTYVDENDRVIFYNRGEERVFPRSAGIIGREVKFCHPPKSVGTVLKILEEFRKGTQNESSFWINYKDRLIYIRYFAVRDANKNYKGVIEMSQDITDIKKIEGEKRLLDWE, from the coding sequence ATGACAGATACAACAGATACCCCAGTATTGCCCGAAGGACATCCCGTTTGGATTTACTTTCAGGAAAAAGAATTAATAGTGTCTCTTTTGGAAGAGATTCAAAGTGTTGACCCAGCGATTGATTTGCCAAAGTATACCAACATATTCAATCAGCTGCTTACGATTGAGAAACGTTTTGCCCGCAAGGAAAATCAGCTTTTCCCTTTTTTGGAGAAAAAAGGCTGGGTTGGTCCGTCGCAGGGAATGTGGTCTTTCCACGATAATTTGAGAGAGCAAATCCGCTTGATTCAGTACTATGTAAAAATGAATAATCCTGAAAGAATAGCAACTAATACTCCCTTTTTGGTGGACGGAATCTATCGATTGTTGGGTGTGGAGGAAAACGTGCTGTTTCCAAACGCACTAGATATTCTTACCGAAAATGACTGGATCGAAATGCGCAAAGGCGAAGAGGAAATAGGCTGGATGCTTTCGCACACACCGCCGTCTTTCCCAAAAGTCGAATACATACACCCGAGCGAAGATTTCACCGTAAGGGAAATGCCTTTTTCGTTGGAAAACACTTCCCATTACGACGAGGGTTATATGACGGTCGAGCAGGTGAATCTGCTTTTGAGAACGATGCCATTGGATTTGACTTACGTTGACGAAAACGACAGGGTGATTTTCTACAACCGCGGAGAAGAACGCGTATTTCCAAGAAGTGCAGGAATCATCGGTCGTGAAGTGAAGTTTTGCCATCCGCCAAAAAGTGTGGGAACGGTACTGAAAATTCTCGAAGAATTCCGCAAAGGAACTCAAAATGAATCGTCGTTTTGGATTAACTACAAAGACAGATTGATTTATATCCGCTATTTTGCCGTTAGGGACGCTAATAAAAATTACAAAGGCGTAATCGAAATGTCACAGGATATCACCGACATTAAGAAAATAGAAGGTGAAAAAAGACTGTTGGATTGGGAATGA
- a CDS encoding cbb3-type cytochrome c oxidase subunit I, which yields MKYKSQKVAYWFFALCMLLFSLQIVYGFIMGFDRIGVQGLHDIIPFNVARAVHTNLLVVWLLTGFMGAAYYIIPEEAQRELISVKWAYVQLISLAVVGVVAIVGFHLNHWEGRKFLEIPRELDFLVVVNVLLFLGLILGTLFKGKRKTTTALVLTMGLLFAALLYLPGMIWFDSQVMDSFFRWWVVHLWVEGVWELIMGGILSYLLIKLTGVDREVIEKWLYVIVGLTFLSGVLGTGHHYYYIGVNKIWLIVGGIFSALEPLAFLGMALFAVNMYRKGEKSHPNKIALFWTIGSSIVSFIGAGLLGFAHTLPQTNLYTHGTLVTAMHGHYAFWGAYAMIVLAIISYALPNLTGRKRYQSATGMAAFWLSNVGMLGMTVAFGVAGVVQVYLERKMKMEFMVVQNEISIHFVVLLICATMFATGICMFIYDFIKYGRPTDEALEIK from the coding sequence ATGAAATATAAATCACAAAAAGTAGCCTATTGGTTTTTTGCACTCTGTATGCTGTTGTTCTCACTGCAGATTGTCTATGGCTTTATTATGGGCTTTGATAGAATCGGAGTTCAAGGACTGCATGATATTATCCCTTTTAATGTTGCCCGTGCGGTGCATACTAATTTATTGGTAGTTTGGCTGTTAACTGGTTTCATGGGAGCGGCCTACTACATTATCCCTGAAGAAGCACAGCGCGAACTGATAAGCGTAAAATGGGCGTATGTACAACTGATTTCCCTTGCCGTTGTTGGTGTTGTGGCCATCGTTGGATTTCACTTAAACCACTGGGAAGGAAGAAAATTTCTAGAAATCCCGAGAGAATTGGATTTCTTGGTTGTTGTTAATGTATTGCTGTTCCTTGGATTGATTCTGGGAACGCTTTTCAAAGGAAAACGCAAAACGACAACTGCACTGGTATTGACAATGGGATTGTTATTCGCCGCTTTATTGTATCTGCCTGGAATGATTTGGTTCGACAGTCAGGTGATGGATTCCTTCTTCCGCTGGTGGGTAGTTCACTTGTGGGTTGAAGGTGTTTGGGAACTAATTATGGGAGGTATCCTTTCGTATTTATTGATCAAATTGACTGGCGTTGACCGCGAAGTTATCGAAAAATGGCTGTATGTAATCGTTGGTTTGACATTCCTTTCAGGAGTGTTGGGGACAGGACACCATTACTATTATATTGGAGTGAATAAAATTTGGTTAATCGTGGGCGGAATTTTCTCTGCATTGGAGCCATTGGCTTTCCTCGGAATGGCTTTGTTTGCTGTAAATATGTACCGCAAAGGTGAAAAAAGCCACCCAAACAAAATTGCTCTTTTCTGGACAATAGGTTCTTCAATCGTGTCATTTATCGGAGCTGGATTACTAGGTTTCGCACATACTTTACCGCAGACAAACCTTTATACCCACGGAACTTTGGTAACGGCCATGCACGGACACTACGCTTTCTGGGGCGCTTATGCGATGATTGTTTTGGCGATAATTAGTTATGCTTTACCGAATTTAACAGGTCGTAAAAGATACCAAAGCGCAACAGGAATGGCTGCTTTCTGGCTGTCAAATGTTGGAATGCTGGGAATGACTGTCGCTTTTGGAGTTGCCGGAGTGGTACAGGTATATTTGGAGCGAAAAATGAAAATGGAATTTATGGTCGTACAGAACGAAATCAGTATTCACTTCGTAGTATTATTGATCTGTGCAACAATGTTCGCCACCGGAATCTGTATGTTCATCTATGATTTTATAAAATACGGCCGACCAACGGATGAAGCTTTGGAAATAAAATAA
- a CDS encoding CbbQ/NirQ/NorQ/GpvN family protein has protein sequence MLADTLTITPYYHAVGKEVEVFEHSYKNKIPFLLKGPTGTGKSRFVEYMAHQLDKKLITISCHEETSSTDLIGRFIIKGAETVWLDGPLTTAVKEGAIIYLDEVAEARPDVIVAIHSLTDHRRVLFIDKLGETIKAHDDFMLVASFNPGYQRGFKELKPSTRQRFIAVSFDYPEPKIEAEILVNETNIDHDTSKKLVAIGNKIRNLTELGLTETVSTRLLVDAGKIIHSGLPKRLAVHVAVVEPLTDDLQTLEALKDLCNLMI, from the coding sequence ATGTTAGCAGATACTTTAACAATAACACCGTATTACCACGCTGTAGGTAAAGAAGTGGAAGTTTTTGAACACTCGTACAAAAACAAAATTCCCTTTTTGCTGAAAGGTCCAACAGGAACGGGTAAATCCCGATTTGTGGAATATATGGCACATCAATTGGACAAAAAACTGATTACGATCAGTTGTCACGAGGAAACCTCCTCCACCGATTTGATTGGCCGATTTATTATCAAGGGAGCCGAAACGGTTTGGCTTGACGGTCCTTTGACCACCGCCGTAAAAGAAGGTGCAATAATTTACCTTGATGAGGTTGCCGAAGCCCGACCTGATGTAATTGTGGCAATTCACTCCTTGACGGATCACCGGCGAGTGCTTTTCATAGACAAATTGGGTGAAACCATAAAGGCGCATGATGATTTTATGCTGGTGGCGTCTTTCAATCCAGGTTATCAAAGAGGTTTTAAGGAATTGAAACCTTCTACAAGACAACGTTTCATTGCCGTTTCATTTGATTATCCAGAACCGAAAATCGAAGCTGAAATTTTGGTAAACGAAACGAATATTGATCACGACACATCCAAGAAATTAGTAGCAATAGGTAACAAGATTAGAAATTTAACCGAATTAGGTTTGACCGAAACGGTTTCGACACGACTTCTAGTCGATGCTGGGAAAATCATCCACAGCGGATTGCCCAAACGATTGGCGGTTCACGTAGCCGTTGTCGAGCCATTGACAGACGATTTACAAACGTTGGAAGCATTGAAAGATTTGTGCAATTTGATGATATGA
- the nrdD gene encoding anaerobic ribonucleoside-triphosphate reductase, which translates to MKITAKQILEENQELRTKCLVYTRVMGYHRPVESFNIGKKGEHRQRTHFTEGKCC; encoded by the coding sequence ATGAAAATAACAGCCAAGCAGATTCTAGAAGAAAATCAAGAACTACGCACTAAGTGTTTAGTGTACACACGAGTAATGGGCTATCACAGACCCGTAGAAAGTTTTAACATAGGAAAAAAAGGTGAACACAGACAACGAACTCATTTTACAGAAGGAAAGTGCTGTTAG
- a CDS encoding cytochrome c oxidase subunit 3 → MESLKINYKNIYYPPGGILMWIIIFLELITFGMALLAFVYYGTENATVFHESRMELNTVFGTLNTVFLLTSGFFMANAVHSFKENEVKKSSLYFKLAMLGGFLFLALKSVEYYHKIESGISLDTNMFYTFYWLLTGFHVIHVIMGLVILAWTNYGMTKKNSDTTAEDIEACGAFWHMCDLIWLLLFPILYLFF, encoded by the coding sequence ATGGAAAGTTTGAAAATAAATTACAAAAATATTTACTATCCGCCAGGAGGTATTCTGATGTGGATCATCATTTTTCTGGAACTCATCACTTTCGGGATGGCACTTCTGGCATTTGTATACTACGGAACTGAAAATGCCACGGTTTTTCATGAGTCGCGTATGGAATTGAATACGGTTTTCGGAACTTTAAACACTGTTTTTTTATTGACTAGCGGTTTTTTTATGGCCAATGCTGTTCATTCGTTTAAGGAAAATGAAGTTAAAAAATCATCTCTGTATTTTAAATTGGCAATGCTTGGCGGATTTTTATTTTTGGCATTAAAAAGTGTTGAATATTACCATAAAATCGAAAGCGGAATTTCATTGGACACCAATATGTTTTACACTTTTTATTGGCTGTTGACCGGATTTCATGTTATTCACGTGATTATGGGATTGGTCATTTTGGCGTGGACAAATTACGGAATGACGAAGAAAAATTCTGACACCACAGCTGAAGATATCGAAGCTTGCGGTGCTTTTTGGCATATGTGTGATTTGATTTGGCTGCTGTTATTTCCAATCCTTTATTTATTTTTTTAA
- a CDS encoding c-type cytochrome produces the protein MLSKSQARAFFLGGTLVTFLIFIGLTIYSFMPRNDQTNYKAIDKQVVRGKEIWEHNNCMGCHTILGEGGYYAPELTKVIDRRGEGYVKAVLMSPVPWAPNGRKMVVYNMNEKDADAVVAYLKWIGKIDLNGFDRIVSPLAKENN, from the coding sequence ATGCTTTCAAAATCACAAGCACGGGCATTTTTTCTGGGAGGAACATTGGTCACCTTTTTAATCTTTATCGGATTGACCATTTATTCGTTTATGCCTAGAAATGATCAGACAAATTACAAGGCGATTGATAAACAGGTCGTGAGAGGAAAAGAAATTTGGGAACACAACAATTGTATGGGCTGTCATACTATTTTAGGAGAAGGAGGCTATTATGCACCGGAATTGACAAAAGTTATCGACCGCAGAGGCGAGGGTTACGTTAAGGCTGTACTGATGTCACCAGTGCCTTGGGCACCAAATGGACGAAAAATGGTGGTCTATAATATGAATGAAAAAGATGCCGATGCCGTTGTGGCCTATTTAAAATGGATCGGGAAAATTGATTTGAACGGATTTGACCGCATCGTTTCGCCTTTAGCTAAAGAAAATAATTAA
- a CDS encoding ribonucleoside triphosphate reductase: protein MENYVIKRNGKYKPFESYKIKDAIEKSFKSVSAVVDESIFESIIIQLEAEEVWAVEEIQDMIEKKLYEKKYFDVMRSFMLFRHTRKLQREHIQGLNDDTTYVDSSQTIEEYIEQTDWRINANANTSYSNAGLVNNVAGKIIANYWLDKVYTKEEGYAHRNGDIHIHDLDCLTGYCAGWSLRVLLNEGFNGVRGRVESKPPSHFREALGQMANFLGILQSEWAGAQAFSSFDTYLAPYVFKDNLGFDDVLKAVRGFVYNLNVPARWGQSPFTNITLDWIVPDDLKTQIPTKNDHHIFEDCITSDLLVRAKRRGVSKVTDLRYEHFQKEMNLINKAYYTVMTEGDANGQPFTFPIPTVNITEAFDWDGENTDLLFENTAKIGSSYFQNFIGSQYVLDENGNQVENENAYKPNAVRSMCCRLQLDLRELLKRGNGLFGSAEMTGSIGVVTINMARLGYLNKGNKGKLYTELDHLLYIAKSTLEKKRVFIQEMYDRGLYPYTKRYLEHFRNHFSTIGVNGMNEMIENFSNDEDNVTSETGIEFASEILDHIRNRMKEFQEETGNLYNLEATPAEGTTYRFAKEDKKRYDDIIQAGQQDNIYYTNSSQIPVDFTQDPFEALMLQDQLQCKYTGGTVLHLYMSEKISSPEACKQFVKKVITNFRLPYITVTPVFSVCPVHGYLNGEHEYCPKCDETIIEEKAKFIEH, encoded by the coding sequence ATGGAGAACTATGTAATAAAGAGAAATGGTAAGTACAAGCCATTTGAAAGTTATAAAATTAAAGATGCCATTGAAAAAAGTTTCAAAAGCGTCTCTGCAGTTGTTGATGAAAGTATTTTTGAAAGCATTATCATACAGCTTGAAGCTGAAGAAGTATGGGCCGTCGAGGAAATACAGGACATGATTGAGAAGAAATTATACGAAAAGAAATACTTTGACGTCATGCGTTCTTTTATGCTTTTCCGTCACACGAGGAAATTACAGCGCGAACATATACAGGGCTTGAATGATGACACAACTTATGTGGACAGTTCTCAGACAATTGAAGAATATATTGAACAAACCGATTGGCGCATCAATGCCAACGCCAATACTTCGTATTCCAATGCTGGATTGGTCAACAATGTGGCAGGAAAAATTATTGCCAATTATTGGTTAGATAAAGTTTATACCAAAGAAGAAGGTTATGCCCACCGCAATGGCGATATTCATATTCATGATTTGGATTGTTTAACCGGCTATTGTGCTGGCTGGAGTCTGCGTGTACTGCTCAACGAAGGTTTTAACGGCGTGAGGGGGCGTGTAGAGAGTAAGCCTCCGTCCCATTTTAGGGAGGCTTTGGGACAAATGGCAAATTTCCTTGGGATTCTGCAGAGCGAATGGGCGGGAGCTCAGGCTTTCAGTTCGTTTGACACGTATCTCGCTCCTTATGTTTTCAAAGATAATTTGGGTTTTGACGATGTTTTAAAAGCGGTCAGAGGTTTTGTTTACAATCTGAATGTTCCCGCGCGCTGGGGACAATCGCCGTTTACCAACATCACTTTGGACTGGATCGTTCCAGATGATTTAAAAACGCAGATTCCAACCAAAAATGACCATCATATCTTTGAAGACTGCATTACTTCTGACTTATTAGTCAGAGCAAAAAGAAGAGGAGTGTCTAAAGTAACCGACTTGCGTTATGAGCATTTCCAGAAAGAAATGAACCTTATCAACAAGGCGTATTATACCGTAATGACCGAAGGCGATGCCAACGGACAGCCGTTTACCTTCCCTATTCCTACAGTGAATATCACCGAAGCATTTGACTGGGACGGAGAAAACACTGATCTGCTTTTTGAAAATACGGCCAAAATTGGTTCTTCTTATTTCCAGAATTTTATTGGCAGTCAATATGTTTTGGATGAAAATGGCAATCAGGTTGAAAATGAAAATGCCTACAAACCCAATGCCGTCCGCAGTATGTGCTGTCGCCTGCAGCTGGATTTACGTGAATTATTGAAACGCGGCAACGGACTTTTTGGAAGTGCCGAAATGACCGGAAGCATTGGTGTTGTAACCATCAATATGGCTCGTCTGGGTTATTTGAACAAAGGAAATAAAGGTAAATTATACACCGAACTAGACCATCTTTTATATATAGCCAAATCGACTTTGGAGAAAAAAAGGGTATTTATCCAAGAGATGTACGACCGAGGATTGTATCCGTACACCAAACGTTATCTGGAACATTTCAGAAACCACTTTTCGACCATTGGCGTGAATGGAATGAATGAAATGATTGAAAATTTCAGCAATGACGAAGACAATGTAACCTCTGAAACAGGCATCGAGTTTGCTTCAGAAATTTTGGATCACATCCGCAACCGAATGAAAGAATTCCAAGAAGAAACCGGAAATCTGTACAATCTCGAGGCAACACCTGCCGAAGGAACAACGTATCGTTTTGCCAAAGAAGACAAAAAACGTTATGACGATATTATTCAGGCAGGACAGCAGGACAATATTTATTATACGAACAGTTCTCAAATTCCAGTAGATTTCACTCAGGATCCGTTTGAAGCCTTGATGCTGCAGGATCAACTGCAGTGTAAATATACCGGAGGAACAGTTTTACACCTGTACATGAGCGAAAAAATAAGCTCACCCGAAGCCTGCAAGCAGTTTGTAAAAAAAGTGATTACCAATTTCAGATTACCGTACATTACCGTAACGCCTGTTTTTAGTGTATGTCCGGTGCACGGTTACCTGAACGGCGAACACGAATATTGCCCAAAATGTGATGAAACCATCATTGAGGAAAAAGCGAAATTTATTGAACATTAA
- the ric gene encoding iron-sulfur cluster repair di-iron protein, with product METLEKITIGQYVAKDFRTAALFSKYGIDFCCNGNRSIEEACEKKSVNPDELLKEIEAVLSQKSDSGIDFNSWPIDLLADYIEKTHHRYVSEKTPVLLQFLDKLSRVHGANHPELLEINELFKGCAGELAQHMKKEELILFPFVKKMVRATISDELIEQPHFGTVENPIAMMMHEHDTEGERFRKIASLSNDYTPPSDACNTYKVTFAMLQEFEQDLHKHIHLENNILFPKAAKLEKEFSAQS from the coding sequence ATGGAAACTTTAGAAAAAATTACAATAGGTCAATATGTAGCAAAAGATTTTAGAACTGCAGCTTTATTCTCAAAATACGGCATCGATTTTTGCTGTAACGGCAACAGAAGTATTGAAGAAGCATGCGAGAAAAAATCAGTTAATCCTGATGAATTATTGAAAGAAATTGAAGCTGTTTTGTCTCAAAAAAGTGATTCGGGAATTGATTTCAATTCTTGGCCGATCGATTTATTAGCCGATTATATCGAGAAAACACACCACCGTTATGTATCGGAAAAAACACCAGTGCTGCTTCAGTTTTTAGATAAACTGAGCAGAGTACACGGAGCCAATCATCCTGAATTATTAGAAATAAACGAACTTTTTAAAGGATGCGCAGGAGAATTGGCACAGCACATGAAAAAAGAAGAACTGATTCTGTTTCCTTTTGTCAAAAAAATGGTTCGTGCCACTATTTCAGATGAATTAATTGAACAGCCACATTTTGGAACTGTAGAAAATCCAATTGCGATGATGATGCACGAGCATGATACTGAAGGAGAGCGTTTTAGAAAAATAGCATCATTAAGCAACGATTACACACCGCCATCTGATGCATGTAATACTTATAAAGTAACATTTGCCATGTTACAGGAATTTGAACAGGATCTGCACAAACACATCCATTTGGAAAATAACATTTTATTCCCAAAAGCAGCTAAACTCGAAAAGGAATTTTCGGCACAATCATAA
- a CDS encoding nitric oxide reductase activation protein NorD — protein sequence MGFEIDEYLVGKFFKHLKSRKKISPEVETRTVSLAKIQSRLTIMARALTGNPIEIFPAEREGGYKNNNFFLPVSFAEFSATEENLAFYHFRILYLSIQQRLNYNWTPEDAERSLLLSQQKALETSEAILSVLFDEFAFDREFLAKAKKHFIEKQDAKNEPDFSFLFGKWMKNEVVAETENELQNFTDKIQKPNEIQPLTTLKAQAVEEVVTVELDKKQQEDYVMLHNFEKVETAEEFNGNWRDFDGSDELEDHQDALEELNMKFTVRVDDTAHSVYQADFIENTTISESASVDEKGFHHSYDEWDFAKKSYKTNFCKVYPKLQLKTDSDYYQKTITKNASTLMGLRKMLTNVNNKMQQQKRQTQGDEFDIDAITDLYVDVHSRRTPSDKIYVSKRKKEKDLSILILLDISLSSDGYASGNRVIDVEKEVSILFGEILNEFQIDFSIDSFYSKTRNYSTYLTIKDFDENWNVAKHKVGAVEPSGYTRIGSALRHAGVRLDKRNTKNKWVILISDGKPNDYDKYEGKYGINDVKQALRELNSKNINSYALAIEAEAKYYLPQMFGQNHYQILTTPVELLQSLVKLYEKIKHQK from the coding sequence ATGGGTTTCGAGATAGATGAATATTTAGTCGGAAAGTTTTTTAAGCATTTAAAAAGCCGAAAAAAAATAAGCCCCGAAGTAGAAACCAGAACGGTTTCCCTTGCCAAGATACAGTCACGCCTGACGATAATGGCGCGCGCCTTGACGGGAAATCCAATCGAAATATTTCCTGCCGAAAGGGAAGGAGGTTACAAAAACAATAATTTTTTCCTTCCGGTTTCGTTTGCCGAATTTTCAGCAACAGAGGAGAATCTTGCTTTTTATCACTTCAGGATTTTATATTTAAGCATTCAACAGCGTTTGAATTACAATTGGACTCCCGAAGATGCGGAGCGGAGCCTGCTTCTTTCGCAACAAAAAGCATTGGAAACTTCTGAAGCCATTCTTTCGGTTTTGTTCGATGAATTTGCGTTTGACAGAGAGTTTTTGGCGAAAGCCAAAAAACATTTTATCGAAAAACAAGATGCTAAAAACGAACCTGATTTTTCTTTTCTTTTTGGCAAATGGATGAAAAATGAAGTGGTTGCCGAAACTGAAAATGAACTTCAAAATTTTACGGACAAGATTCAAAAACCGAACGAAATTCAGCCTTTAACGACATTGAAAGCGCAAGCTGTTGAGGAAGTAGTGACGGTTGAACTCGACAAAAAACAGCAGGAAGATTATGTGATGCTTCATAATTTTGAAAAAGTAGAAACGGCTGAGGAATTCAACGGAAATTGGCGAGATTTTGACGGCTCGGATGAACTCGAAGACCATCAGGATGCTTTGGAAGAACTGAATATGAAATTCACAGTCCGAGTTGACGACACGGCACATTCCGTATATCAGGCCGATTTTATTGAGAACACCACTATTTCTGAAAGTGCTTCGGTAGACGAAAAAGGTTTTCACCACAGTTACGATGAATGGGATTTTGCCAAAAAAAGTTATAAAACAAATTTTTGCAAGGTCTATCCAAAACTACAGTTAAAAACCGACAGCGATTACTACCAAAAAACAATAACAAAGAATGCCTCAACGCTGATGGGTCTGCGCAAAATGCTGACGAATGTCAACAATAAAATGCAACAGCAAAAAAGGCAGACTCAGGGCGATGAATTCGACATCGATGCAATAACCGACTTGTATGTCGATGTACATTCCCGTAGAACGCCATCGGACAAAATTTATGTTTCCAAACGAAAAAAAGAAAAGGATTTATCGATCTTGATTCTTTTGGATATTAGCCTTTCGAGTGATGGATATGCTTCTGGAAACCGTGTGATTGATGTAGAGAAAGAAGTTTCGATTTTGTTTGGGGAAATTCTGAACGAGTTCCAAATCGATTTTTCAATTGACAGCTTTTATTCCAAAACCCGAAATTACTCAACCTATCTGACCATCAAGGATTTTGATGAAAATTGGAATGTTGCCAAGCATAAAGTGGGTGCAGTAGAACCTAGTGGTTACACCCGGATTGGGTCGGCCTTGCGCCACGCAGGAGTTCGCCTCGACAAACGAAACACCAAAAATAAATGGGTTATCCTAATCTCTGACGGAAAACCCAATGATTACGATAAATACGAAGGTAAATATGGAATCAATGATGTAAAACAGGCACTTCGGGAACTGAATTCAAAAAACATCAATTCCTACGCATTAGCCATCGAGGCCGAAGCCAAATACTATCTGCCCCAAATGTTCGGGCAAAACCATTACCAGATTTTGACAACTCCCGTCGAGCTGTTGCAGTCGCTAGTAAAATTATATGAGAAGATAAAACACCAAAAATAA
- a CDS encoding anaerobic ribonucleoside-triphosphate reductase activating protein, with amino-acid sequence MNTDNELILQKESAVRPIYSLTPFTLLDYPHKSACILWFAGCNMRCLYCYNPEIVFGKGIISFENAIQFLKNRKKLLDAVVFSGGECLLHKRSVSFIEEVKNMGFLVKIDTNGSQPKILKELINKKLVNYVALDFKAMPDNFEKITQSDLFIPFEKSLHLLLESEVPFEVRTTVHSDLLKKNDIQQMISYLENIGYIGNYYLQHFRNETPTIEKLGHSFRDLENENLSTEKIKVHFRG; translated from the coding sequence GTGAACACAGACAACGAACTCATTTTACAGAAGGAAAGTGCTGTTAGGCCCATTTACAGCCTAACACCTTTCACTTTATTAGACTATCCGCACAAATCAGCTTGCATTCTTTGGTTTGCAGGCTGTAATATGCGGTGTCTATATTGCTACAATCCCGAAATTGTTTTTGGGAAAGGCATTATTTCATTCGAAAATGCAATCCAGTTTCTAAAAAACAGAAAAAAACTGCTGGACGCTGTCGTCTTTAGCGGTGGCGAATGTTTACTGCACAAAAGAAGCGTCTCCTTCATTGAAGAAGTCAAGAATATGGGATTCTTGGTCAAAATTGACACGAACGGCTCACAGCCCAAAATACTCAAAGAACTTATCAACAAAAAACTTGTCAATTATGTCGCACTTGATTTTAAGGCCATGCCGGATAACTTCGAAAAGATAACACAGTCGGATCTTTTTATTCCGTTTGAAAAGTCACTACATTTATTGCTTGAGAGCGAAGTTCCATTTGAAGTGCGCACAACGGTACATTCCGATTTATTGAAGAAAAACGACATTCAGCAGATGATTTCCTATCTGGAAAACATCGGTTATATAGGAAATTATTATCTTCAGCATTTTAGGAATGAGACCCCAACGATTGAAAAACTAGGGCATTCGTTCAGGGATTTGGAAAACGAAAATCTTTCAACAGAAAAAATTAAAGTGCATTTTAGAGGCTAA